In one Niallia taxi genomic region, the following are encoded:
- a CDS encoding THUMP domain-containing class I SAM-dependent RNA methyltransferase has translation MKKYSLVATAAMGLEAIVAKEVRDLGYECTVDNGKVHFKGDEKAIARCNMWLRTADRVKIIVGEFKATTFDELFEKTKALNWQDYLPVNAQFPVAGKSVKSKLFSVSDCQAIVKKAIVNKLSTHYNKTGWLEENGAMFKIEISMLKDVATLTIDTSGHGLHRRGYRVGQGEAPIKETLAAALIQLTNWTPDRPFADPFCGSGTIAIEAALIGQNIAPGFNREFISEEWDWMNEKIWDEVRMEAEDLANYDQPLDITGTDIDHRMVKIAGENAFEAGLGELVTFKQMQVRDFTTMKENGVIVGNPPYGERLGDKPSVQKMYQEMGQAFEPLETWSIYMLTADEEFEELYGKKATKKRKLFNGFIKTDYYQYWGRRKRD, from the coding sequence ATGAAAAAATATTCATTGGTTGCAACAGCTGCAATGGGGCTTGAAGCAATTGTAGCAAAGGAAGTAAGAGATCTTGGCTATGAATGCACGGTTGATAATGGAAAGGTTCACTTTAAAGGGGATGAAAAAGCAATTGCAAGATGCAATATGTGGCTTCGAACAGCTGACCGCGTAAAGATCATTGTGGGCGAATTTAAAGCAACTACCTTTGATGAATTATTTGAAAAAACAAAGGCATTAAACTGGCAGGACTATTTACCAGTTAACGCTCAATTTCCTGTAGCGGGAAAATCAGTAAAATCTAAGCTTTTCAGTGTTTCAGACTGTCAGGCAATTGTAAAAAAAGCGATTGTTAATAAATTAAGCACACATTACAATAAAACAGGCTGGCTAGAAGAGAATGGCGCTATGTTTAAAATAGAAATCAGTATGTTAAAGGATGTAGCAACATTAACGATTGATACATCAGGCCATGGCCTTCATCGACGCGGTTACCGAGTTGGACAAGGGGAAGCGCCAATTAAGGAAACACTTGCAGCAGCTCTGATTCAGCTCACAAACTGGACACCAGACCGTCCTTTTGCTGACCCTTTCTGTGGTTCAGGCACAATTGCAATTGAAGCAGCCTTAATCGGACAAAATATCGCTCCAGGCTTTAATCGTGAGTTCATCTCAGAAGAATGGGATTGGATGAACGAAAAAATTTGGGATGAAGTCAGAATGGAAGCAGAAGACTTAGCTAATTATGATCAGCCTCTTGATATAACAGGAACTGATATTGACCATAGGATGGTTAAAATAGCAGGAGAGAATGCCTTCGAAGCAGGTCTTGGCGAGCTTGTGACATTTAAGCAAATGCAAGTAAGAGACTTTACGACAATGAAGGAAAACGGCGTAATAGTTGGAAATCCGCCATACGGCGAACGCTTAGGAGACAAGCCTTCTGTGCAAAAAATGTACCAGGAAATGGGACAAGCGTTTGAACCGCTTGAAACATGGTCTATCTACATGCTGACTGCAGATGAGGAATTTGAAGAGCTCTACGGCAAAAAAGCAACAAAAAAACGCAAGCTCTTCAACGGCTTCATTAAGACAGATTATTATCAATACTGGGGCAGAAGAAAACGGGATTAA